The genomic window GAACATCATTGAAGTCAATGACCCACCCCAGCTTGGGATCGAGTTCGTCTTCGACATGGATTTCGATGTAGTAGGTATGCCCATGCATGTTGGCGCATTTGTGCGTTGGAGGCACATTCGGCAGCCAGTGCGCAGAATCAAACTTGAATTCCTTGTAGATTTTCATTTTAGGCATGGGTCGTATTCCTTGTTGCGTATTGCGTATGGTCAGGTTCCTGCCGGAAGAGTCAAGAAGTACGTAATACGAAATACGCAGTACATCTACACATATTCCCGAGGGTCGCTTTGTCCAATTTCACTGAACCCCTTCTTGCGTAGCAGGCACGAATCGCAGTATCCGCAGGCGCGCCCGTCGGGGGCGGGGTCGTAGCAGCTGGTGGTTTTAGCGTAATCGACGCCCAATTCAAGCCCGCGTTGAATGATTTCGGCCTTGGTTAGATCAATCAACGGGGTATGGATGGTTAATTTTTTCCCCTGTACACCGGCAACGGTGGCGAGATTGGCCATGGCTTCGTAGGCGGCGATGAACTCGGGGCGGCAGTCGGGATAGCCACTGTAGTCGAGCGCGTTGACGCCAATGAAAATGTCGTAGGCTTCGAGCACCTCCGCCCAGGCCAGGGCGTAGGAAAGGAAGACGGTGTTGCGCGCAGGAACGTAGGTCACGGGGATTTCGTCGGTCAATTCCCCCACATCATCGTGCTTCGGCACGTCGATATCGGCGGTCAGCGCGGAGCCTCCGAACGAACCGAGATCGATATCGACGATCTTGTGTTGCCTTGCCTTTTCGGAAGCCTGCTCCACCGCGCAATCGAGCTCGATGGAATGGCGCTGCCCATAGCGGAAAGAAACCGCATAGACTTCATAGCCCTCATTCAGGGCCATCGCCATGGCCGTTGCGGAATCGAGAC from Pontiella desulfatans includes these protein-coding regions:
- the queC gene encoding 7-cyano-7-deazaguanine synthase QueC; the protein is MKKAVVLLSGGLDSATAMAMALNEGYEVYAVSFRYGQRHSIELDCAVEQASEKARQHKIVDIDLGSFGGSALTADIDVPKHDDVGELTDEIPVTYVPARNTVFLSYALAWAEVLEAYDIFIGVNALDYSGYPDCRPEFIAAYEAMANLATVAGVQGKKLTIHTPLIDLTKAEIIQRGLELGVDYAKTTSCYDPAPDGRACGYCDSCLLRKKGFSEIGQSDPREYV